The segment AATCTGACTTATACCTGGGAAGGTAGCCAACACTACGCCTCCTGGTTTCAGAATGCGGTATATCGTTTGAAGCGCCTCCCTGAAATTATAAATAATATGCAGTGTTTGTGTCAGAATCATACAGTCGAAGGTCTCTGATGGTATATGATCCGCGCACGACAAGTCGCCAACGATAGTTGTTCCCGGAATGCTGTCTGAGATGTTAAGCACATCCCGGATAGTTACATTAATACCACCGTATTTCCTCGTATATGAATCATCCCCGATTTCAAGCACCCGGCCCCGGATATAGTTTGCATTGCCGGCAAGAAAATGTTCAATATAATAACGATCTATGGGATTTCCACGGTTATAGCCAAACCAGCGGCTGATAGGTGTCAGACGTCTTAAACTTCCAAAATCAATCATTCCTTCCGAATATCTCTGTTTGTTGTTTTGCAGTAATTGATATTTCCGTTGAACAGGGATTGCCAATAACCGCTTCACTTTTGGTTTCACAAACTGCTTCATCATTTTCAAAGCATACTGGGTGCCTTTAAGCAACATGAATAAATGCGGGTGACGATAAGGCCATATATCCCCTTGCAGGACACGCTTAAGTCTGGCATCTTCGATTCCCTGTTCAGATAAATATTTTTCCAGCCAGGTCAGGAATTTAAAACGCGCCGGATTTTGGCGTAAAGGATGATATTCACCTGTTTTTATAGCGACAGAGGAACTTGACTCCGGATGCTGACGGTATTTATCCCAGCAGCCATTATCAACAAATACCCGCGACCTGCTACAGATTTTTGCAAGAAAAACCTGGTCTTCGAAAAGGAAACTGACGGTTTCCTCAAAACCACCAACTTCTTTAATTATCTTGCTTCGGATAAGGAGGGCGCAAATGCATGGCACAATACCGCCATCCTTCAAAAAAAGGGTGAGCAATTCGGGAGGTTCAAACAAGGTATTTGGCTTAACGCCCAGCTTTCCTAAATAATCACGGTGTGCATCCTGCGATTCCCCTGCCCAGCTAAACCAGTATAATGTGGGGCCATATACCATAGCAGTATCTGGCTGCGATTCTAAAATTGCAACCTGATGCTGTAGTTTTTCAGGCAAATAAACGTCATCCGCATCAAGAAGTGCGATATAATCACCTCTTGCATTCCTGAAGCCCAGATTACGGGAAATGCTTTTCCCCAGATTCTGATGATTGTCGTGCTCGTAATAACGTATTTTGGCAGGGTATCGTTCGGCATACTGTCTGGCGATGGCTGTACTACTGTCAGTAGAACCATCATCGACAAGCAGCAGTTCCCAATTGTCATACGTTTGGGCAAGAACGCTTTCTATGGCTTCCCGTAAGAATTTCTCCCCGTTTAAAAAAATAGTGATTACAGAAACAAGTGGTTTGGTATTCATTTCAGGGTTTTACCGCCCTTACGGTAATGAGAATCTGATATTGTGGATCATTATAAACAAGTTCTTCCGGCTTTAAGTCAGTTGCCTTCAATCCATGCATTAGGGCAACTGATGCCAATACGTTTCCAAAAGACTCCACCGTAAGATGAAAAACAGGAAATACCTCTTCGAATAATCGTCGTGCCGATAGCGTTGTAAAAGACCATAATCTTCTTTTTGATTGTTCATCCTTTCCCTTTTTGCTGATACCCGGAAGCGTTGCGAGCAAGACACCACCAGGCTTCAGGATGCGATGGAGGGTAACCAATGCATCTTTTATTTCATAAATAGCTTGCAATTCCTGTGGAACAATGATGCAGTCATAGGCATCTGATGGTACATGATCGGCATTGCTCGGGTTTATTACATTTTCGCGAACAACAGAATTGGCATCATATA is part of the Candidatus Jettenia sp. AMX2 genome and harbors:
- a CDS encoding glycosyltransferase, translated to MNTKPLVSVITIFLNGEKFLREAIESVLAQTYDNWELLLVDDGSTDSSTAIARQYAERYPAKIRYYEHDNHQNLGKSISRNLGFRNARGDYIALLDADDVYLPEKLQHQVAILESQPDTAMVYGPTLYWFSWAGESQDAHRDYLGKLGVKPNTLFEPPELLTLFLKDGGIVPCICALLIRSKIIKEVGGFEETVSFLFEDQVFLAKICSRSRVFVDNGCWDKYRQHPESSSSVAIKTGEYHPLRQNPARFKFLTWLEKYLSEQGIEDARLKRVLQGDIWPYRHPHLFMLLKGTQYALKMMKQFVKPKVKRLLAIPVQRKYQLLQNNKQRYSEGMIDFGSLRRLTPISRWFGYNRGNPIDRYYIEHFLAGNANYIRGRVLEIGDDSYTRKYGGINVTIRDVLNISDSIPGTTIVGDLSCADHIPSETFDCMILTQTLHIIYNFREALQTIYRILKPGGVVLATFPGISQISIDQWSKYWCWGFTTLSAQKMFIEVFPEENVSVHAFGNVFATTAFLYGLSVQELQSNELDYRDPDYELLITVRAIK